The Gemmatimonadaceae bacterium genome contains the following window.
GCACCGGGGCGGTCACCAGGCGCCGCACGTGGCGGAACGCGTCGGTGGTGTCCCATTCGATGTGCAGGCGGGCCGGGCGATCGGCGCGGCTCCAGAGCATGGCCCGGGTACTCAGCACATCCCCCACCTGCACGCCGCTGGGGAGGAGCGGGCGGAGACGCTCCGCCGTGATGATCGCCGGGGCGCCGTGGGCGGGGAGCCACCCCGATCGCGGGCGGATGACGGAGGCGACCCCCGCGGCCAGCGAGGCGCCCAGGAAGGATCGGCGAGTCAGATGCGGATCGACCATGCGGGAAAGCTACTGACGCGCCCAGCAGGTGCGCCCATCGCGTGCGCCCAGCGGATGCGCCCAGCGGATGCGCCCCGGTGGTCGTACGTTCTAGCGTCCCTCACCCCGAGCGTCCCTCATGTCGTTCCGTCGTTCTCGCGTGCCCGCCCTGGTGCTGCTGGGCACGCTGTCCACTCCGGCTGCCTCCGCGGTGGCGCAGCAGCCGCCGGCCGGTGGCGCCGCCCAACCCCCTGCCGCCACGCAGCCGCCCGCCGGTGGAGCACCGGGCGGCGGGAATGCGCCCGCGCGCGGCCCGCGCCCGTACGCGCAGGTGATCCCTGCCCGTGCGCATACCGAGCGGGGCGGCATCACGGTGCATCGGGTGGATGAACGCTGGTTCTTCGAAGTCCCCGACTCGCTCAAGGGGCGCGACTTTCTGATGGTAACGCGCGTGGCCGGCGTGCCCGGCGGCTCGGGCGGCTTTCAGAGCGCGGGCAGCTCGCTCACGGAACGCCTGGTGCGCTGGGATCGCGTGGGGGACCGCGTGCTGCTCAAGAGCATCAACACCGGGGCGGTGGCCGATGACTCACTCCCCATCGCCAAGAGCGTGGCGCAGAACAACTATCCGGCGATCATCGGCGCGTTTCCCATTGCCGCCTACGGCAAGGACAGTGCGTCGTACGTGATCGACGTGACCGACTTCTTCGCCACCGACAATCCGGCGACGTCCGGCCTCGACGCGGCAAGCCGCCGTCAGTTCGGTGTGCGTCGCTTTGATGCCGCGCGCAGCTACATCGCGGGGATCCGCGGGTTCCCGATCAACATCGAAGTGCGGCAGGTGCAGACGTTCGATGCCGCCACGCCCCCGAGCGATCCCGATGGGGCTACGGTCACGATGGAGACGCGGCAGTCGATCGTGCTCCTCCCCAAGGTGCCGATGCGCCCGCGCTACGCCGACGCGCGCGTGGGCTTCTTCTCGGTGGAGCGCGTGAACTACGGCCTCGATGTGCAGAAGGCCGAAAGTCAGGAGTTCATCACCCGGTGGCGCCTCGAGCCCAAGGATCCCGCCGCGTATGCGCGCGGAGAACTCGTGGAGCCGGTCAAGCCCATCGTGTACTACCTCGACCCGGCGACGCCCACCCGCTGGAAGCGCTACGTGAAGGAAGGCGTGGAGAACTGGCAGAAGGTCTTTGAGAAGGCCGGCTTCAAGAACGCCATCCTGGCGAAGGATGCGCCGAGCAAGGCGGAAGATCCCGACTTCGACATGGACGATGCGCGCTACAGCATTGTGCGCTGGGCCGCGAGCCTGGTGCGCAATGCGACCGGACCGCACACGCACGATCCGCGCTCGGGGGAAATCATCAACAGCGAGATCACGTGGTACCACAACCACATGCGTTCATATCGCAACTGGCTCATCATGGAGACCGGGGCCGCCAATCCGATGGCGCGCTCGCTCAACATCCCGGATGAGCTGATGGGCGAGACGATGCGGCAGGTGATCACGCACGAGATCGGCCACGCGCTGGGGCTGCAGCACAACATGATCGCGTCGGCGAGCTTCCCGGTGGATTCGCTGCGGAAGCCGTCGTTCACGCGGAAGTACGGCGTGAGTGCGACGATCATGGACTACGCGCGCCAAAACTATGTGGCGCAGCCGGGCGATGGGCTCGAGCCGAAGGACTTCATCCGTCGCGCCGGCCCGTTCGACGACTTTGCCATCAACTGGGGCTACCGCGTGATCAACGCCCCGACGCCCGAGGCGGAGCGCAGCACGCTCAACACGTGGCTCACCAAGCAGAGCGGGCCGTTCCCCTATCGTTTTGCGTCGCAGGGTGTGGCCGCGGGTGATCCGCGCAACCAGACCGAGGATCTGGGCGACGATCCGGTGAAGGCGAGCCGCTACAGCACGATGAACTACAAGCGGATGATTCCGCAGCTGGCCACCTGGACCACGACGCCGGGCGATGATTTCACGGAGTTGCGCGAGGTCTACGAGGAGTCGGTGGGGCGCTGGTTCGGCAACATGCAGCATGTGACCACGGTGGTGGGCGGCGTCGAGGTGGATCTGAAGAGCGCCGATCAGCCGGGGGCCGTGTATCGGGTTGTACCCAAGGCGCGGCAGAAGGAGGCGCTCGCGTTCCTCGCCGAGCAGGTGTTTGCCACGCCCACGTGGTTGAGCCCCGCGAACATCACGTCGCGCATCGGGCCCACGAACGTGATTGCGCAGCGGCAGGCGGCGATCGTGACGACGCTGCTGACGCCGGCGCGCCTTGGGCGTCTGGCGGAGTCGGAGGCGTACGACGCCGCCAATGCGTATCCGCTTGCGGAGTACATGACCGACCTGCGGCGTGCCCTCTTTGCCGGCACGCCGGACGCGGGGCGGCGGCAGTTGCAGCGCGTGTACCTGCAGCGGCTCGAGGCGCTCATCAAGCCGCCCACCGCGCCGGCGGCCGGTGGACCGGGCGGCGGCTTTGGTGGCGGACCGGCGCGCTACACGCCGTTCGTTACGGCGCCGACGGTGCCGCTGAGCGACCTGCCGGCGCTGGCGCGCCAGCAGTTGCGCGACGTGCAGCGGGAGGCGACGGCCAACGCGGCCACTGCCACCGGCACCACGAAGGCACACTGGCAGGATCTGGCCGATCGCGCGCGCGCGATTCTCGATCCGCGCAGCTGATCGCGCGCGGCGCTAGTACAGCAGCAGCGGTGCAACGCGCGCGGCCCATCCGGTCGCGCGCGTTGTCGTTTGGTCGGGGAGCGGCGCGTGCGGATCGGCCAGCGCCGCCGCGAGATCGCGCCGCCCCACCAGCCGGGCGAGATGATCAGCGCCGCTGGGATTGGCGGCGGTCGGATACGTCGCCCAGGCAAAGTCGCGCGGGTGCTGCCGCGCCACGTGCGCGAGCAGGCGAAGGCCGAGCGCCACCGGACGAAGCGACTGCGCCACAAATGTCGCGGGATCCGCCGCCGCCACGGTCAGGTGGATGCCCTCACAGCGCACACCGGCGTGCGGACCCGTCGTCGGCGTGAAGTGTAGCGGCTCCGCCGCCACGCCAGGCTCACGCACCGCCGACGCGAGTGCGGCCGCGTCGAGCCACGGTGCGCCGACGGTGGCAAACGGCGCGCTGGTGCCGCGCGCCACGCTGACGTTGGTGGCTTCGAAGAGACAGGTGCCGGGGTACCAGGCGGCGCAGTGTGCGTGGGGCATCGCCGGCGACGTGGGAATCCACGGGAGCCCGGTGGCCTGCCAGTCGCGCGTCCGATCCCATCCCGTGCAGCGGACCACCTCGAGCCGCGCCGTCGGTACGGCCTCGCATTGCCAGACGCGCGCCAACTCCCCCAACGTGAGACTGTGGCGAACGGGGATGTCGCTCTCCCCGATGAACGACCGGCAATCCGCCGAGAGCATCGGCCCTTCGGCGGACGCGAGCACACCGCCGAGCGGATTGGGGCGATCGAGGACCACCAACGGCACGCCGGCCTCGGCACAGGCGTGCAGCGCGTGCCACAGCGTCCACGCGTAGGTGTAGAACCGGGCGCCCACGTCGGGGATGTCGAAGAGCACGGCGTCGAGATCCATGAGGTGCGCCCGCGTGGGACGCATGCGCTCGCCATAGAGCGACACCACGGGGAGCCCGGTGACGGCGTCATGACCATCCGTGACGGGGGCGCCGTCAGCCGCCGACGCACCGAGGCCATGCTCGGGCCCAAATAGCCGCACGAGCGGCACACCGGCCTGCTGCAGGGCGACCCGCACTCGCACATCGGGATCGCCCGCACGGCGCGCCGCGTCATTCGTGATCAGTCCGACGCGCCGCCACGATGCCCACCACGCGGGGGTGTCGATGAACACATCCACACCGAATCGCACCACGGCGGGGGAGTGCGGTCCGGCAGGCGGGAGTCGCGGGGGCGAGTGCATGGGGTAGTATACGGGTGGATCGATATCGGCGGTCTCCCCGCGCCGGATCGACCGCTGCCCCACCCTCTCCCCACCGCCCATGTCCCGCCCCATCGTTCGCGCGGCCCTTGCCGCCGGCGTGCTGCTCCTCGCGCCCCTTGCCGATGCCCTCGCTCAAGCCAAGGGGAACGTCATCCCCGGCATTGAAGTGCTGCTCACCGACTCGCTGCACCTGATCAAGGGCAAGCGCGTGGGGCTGCTCACCAACCATTCGGGGCGAGATCGGAAAGGCACCAGCACCATCGATCTGCTGTTCAACGCGCCTGGCGTGAAGCTCACCGCGCTCTATGGCCCCGAGCATGGCATTCGCGGCGAGGCGAAGGCCGGCGAAAAGGTATCGAGTGGGACCGACGCGAAAACCGGGGTGAAGGTGTACTCGCTGTACGGCGATGTCGAGTCGCCCACGCCGGACATGATGAAGGACATCGACGTGCTGCTCTACGACATCCAGGATGTCGGCGCGCGCGTCTATACCTACCAGTGGACGCTCGCGCTGACTGCGGCGAGCGCCAAGAAGCCGATCATCATTCTCGATCGACCGGATCCAATTCGCGCCGACCGCATCGAGGGGAACATCCTCGATCTCAAGTTCCGCTCACTCGTGGGGCAGCATGCCGTCGCGCTGCGCTATGGGCTCACCGTCGGTGAGCTCATGAAATACCTCGTGGGCACCAAGGCGATCGATGCCCAGGTGACGGTGGTCCCCATGAAGAACTACCGCCGGGCGATGTGGTACGATGAGACCGGCATGCCGCGCGTGAATCCGAGCCCCAATCTGCGCACGCTCGACGCCGAGCTCCTCTACCCGGGCACGGTGTTTTTCGAGGGGACGAACGCCACCGAAGGACGTGGCACCGATGCCCCCTTCCAGCTGATCGGCGCCGACTACCTCACCGACCACGTCGCGGTGGCGAAGGGACTCAACGATCTCAAGCTCCCCGGTGTGCGTTTCGATACGGCGACGCGCACCATCGAAGCGGGCTACAAGTTCGGCGGCAAGACGATTCCCATGATCAAGGTGTCGGTCACCGACCGCAATGCGGTGCGCTCGGTGGAGCTGGGCATTCGCATGCTGCGCGCCTTCCGCGCCGCGCATCCGAAGGAGTTCGCCTGGCGTGAGCCGAGCGTGAATGCCGCCGGCCGCATCAAGGGGATCGATCGCCTGGCGGGGACCGATGCCCTCACCAAGGCGGTCGATGAGGGCACCGTCGATGCGCTCATCAAGCAGTGGGACGCCGATGCGGCCAGGTTCGCGCAGCTTGTGAAGCCATACCTGCTGTATCGGTGAGCGCTCGACCGGCCCTCGAGCGGCACTCGCACGGGGGTGCGTGTCACTGATATGGCATATCAGGGGCCAGGTGGGAGGGTTGAGGGGGAAGTGGGATGCGGAAAGGGGGCGACGGCGCTTTGCGCCGTCGCCCCCTCGCCGTTTCACCTCCCCCTGACTGCTCCCCCCTGGCTCCTCAACTGCGGGAGCCGTGACGGGCAGCTGCCGGCGGTGTGCTGGATCGCTGGTCGAGCGATCAGAAGTCGAACCTCAAACCCACCTGCCCCATGCGGGCGCCGAAGACGGCGGTCGGCTTGCCGAACGTGGCCACCGGCGCACCGGCCGTCGTGAACTGCGTGCCGCCGTACGACAGGTTGTTGCGCCAGTTGAACACGTTGAACGCTTCGGCCGAGAGGCTGACCGTGCGGCCGCTCACCTTGTACAGCGGGCGCGCGATGCGCATGTCCACCGTGCGGTACCAGAACGGCCACGAGTTCGGCGGCAGCGTCGTGCGGTTGCCGGTCGACGTGGGCGTGCTCCCCGGGAAGTCATCGTTGAACACGTTGTTCAGGTTGAGATCGCGCCCGTCGACCGTCACGAAGGGACGCGGGCTCGCAATCGTCGCCACCGAGGAGAACGTGAAGCCGAACGGGATCTGCACGATGTCCGAAAGCACGAAGCGGTGCCGTTCGTCGCCGGTGGTCCGCTGGCGATTGAAGAGGAAGTTGTACGTGAAGGTCGGCAGGGCCGCCGTGTCGAAGTCGCCCTGATACCAGCCGAGCGTATAGGCAAAGTTCACC
Protein-coding sequences here:
- a CDS encoding DUF1343 domain-containing protein, with the protein product MHSPPRLPPAGPHSPAVVRFGVDVFIDTPAWWASWRRVGLITNDAARRAGDPDVRVRVALQQAGVPLVRLFGPEHGLGASAADGAPVTDGHDAVTGLPVVSLYGERMRPTRAHLMDLDAVLFDIPDVGARFYTYAWTLWHALHACAEAGVPLVVLDRPNPLGGVLASAEGPMLSADCRSFIGESDIPVRHSLTLGELARVWQCEAVPTARLEVVRCTGWDRTRDWQATGLPWIPTSPAMPHAHCAAWYPGTCLFEATNVSVARGTSAPFATVGAPWLDAAALASAVREPGVAAEPLHFTPTTGPHAGVRCEGIHLTVAAADPATFVAQSLRPVALGLRLLAHVARQHPRDFAWATYPTAANPSGADHLARLVGRRDLAAALADPHAPLPDQTTTRATGWAARVAPLLLY
- a CDS encoding zinc-dependent metalloprotease, which gives rise to MSFRRSRVPALVLLGTLSTPAASAVAQQPPAGGAAQPPAATQPPAGGAPGGGNAPARGPRPYAQVIPARAHTERGGITVHRVDERWFFEVPDSLKGRDFLMVTRVAGVPGGSGGFQSAGSSLTERLVRWDRVGDRVLLKSINTGAVADDSLPIAKSVAQNNYPAIIGAFPIAAYGKDSASYVIDVTDFFATDNPATSGLDAASRRQFGVRRFDAARSYIAGIRGFPINIEVRQVQTFDAATPPSDPDGATVTMETRQSIVLLPKVPMRPRYADARVGFFSVERVNYGLDVQKAESQEFITRWRLEPKDPAAYARGELVEPVKPIVYYLDPATPTRWKRYVKEGVENWQKVFEKAGFKNAILAKDAPSKAEDPDFDMDDARYSIVRWAASLVRNATGPHTHDPRSGEIINSEITWYHNHMRSYRNWLIMETGAANPMARSLNIPDELMGETMRQVITHEIGHALGLQHNMIASASFPVDSLRKPSFTRKYGVSATIMDYARQNYVAQPGDGLEPKDFIRRAGPFDDFAINWGYRVINAPTPEAERSTLNTWLTKQSGPFPYRFASQGVAAGDPRNQTEDLGDDPVKASRYSTMNYKRMIPQLATWTTTPGDDFTELREVYEESVGRWFGNMQHVTTVVGGVEVDLKSADQPGAVYRVVPKARQKEALAFLAEQVFATPTWLSPANITSRIGPTNVIAQRQAAIVTTLLTPARLGRLAESEAYDAANAYPLAEYMTDLRRALFAGTPDAGRRQLQRVYLQRLEALIKPPTAPAAGGPGGGFGGGPARYTPFVTAPTVPLSDLPALARQQLRDVQREATANAATATGTTKAHWQDLADRARAILDPRS
- a CDS encoding DUF1343 domain-containing protein produces the protein MSRPIVRAALAAGVLLLAPLADALAQAKGNVIPGIEVLLTDSLHLIKGKRVGLLTNHSGRDRKGTSTIDLLFNAPGVKLTALYGPEHGIRGEAKAGEKVSSGTDAKTGVKVYSLYGDVESPTPDMMKDIDVLLYDIQDVGARVYTYQWTLALTAASAKKPIIILDRPDPIRADRIEGNILDLKFRSLVGQHAVALRYGLTVGELMKYLVGTKAIDAQVTVVPMKNYRRAMWYDETGMPRVNPSPNLRTLDAELLYPGTVFFEGTNATEGRGTDAPFQLIGADYLTDHVAVAKGLNDLKLPGVRFDTATRTIEAGYKFGGKTIPMIKVSVTDRNAVRSVELGIRMLRAFRAAHPKEFAWREPSVNAAGRIKGIDRLAGTDALTKAVDEGTVDALIKQWDADAARFAQLVKPYLLYR